Part of the Pseudarthrobacter sp. NBSH8 genome is shown below.
TGGACCACGCGCTCTCCAGGAATGTGGTGCTCGCCTCCCCAAGCACGCTTCTCGCCGTACTCAAATCGGTGGCCTTCACGTGGCGCCAGGATGTGCTGACGGACAGTGCACGCGAACTCTTTGACCTCGCCCGTCAGCTGTACGAACGCATGGGAACACTCGGGGACAACGTGGGCAAGCTAGGTTCGTCACTCAAGTCTTCAGTGGACCGGTACAACGCCATGATCGGCACCCTGGAAGCGCGGATCCTGCCCACCGCACGGAAGCTCAATGCCATGGATGAATCAGGGCTGCTCACCCCGCCGGCACTCGAGGTCACGCCGCGCACGCTGGCGGCGCCGGAGTTTCAGCAGGACGAGGCCGCCGCCTGACGTTGTCGGAGACTGGTCAGTCGCGGGAGCGGCGTCCGCCGAGCGCCCGGCTGACGTCCCCGGCTTCCTTCAGGGTTGCGCGGAGTTCCTTGGGCAACGAGAAAAGGAGGTCCTCTTCGGCCGTGACAACTTCTTCTACGGAGCCGTAGCCGTAGTCGGCCAGCAGGCGAAGGACGTCCGTGACCAGGATCTCCGGCACTGAAGCCCCTGACGTGACTCCGACCGTTGCCACGCCTTCAAACCACGCTTCGTCCACTTCATTGGCGAAGTCCACCCGGTAGGAGGCCTTGGCCCCATACTCCAGGGCGACTTCCACCAGGCGGACCGAGTTGGAGGAGTTAGCCGATCCCACCACAATGACCAGGTCGGCCTGGGGCGAGATCTTTTTGATGGCCACTTGACGGTTCGTGGTGGCGTAACAGATGTCGTCGCTGGGCGGATCCTGCAAGGTAGGGAACCTCGCCTTCAGCAGGCGGACCGTTTCCATGGTCTCGTCCACGCTGAGGGTGGTCTGGGACAGCCAGATGACCTTGTCGGGATCCCTGACGGTTACCTTGTCCACTTCGTGGGGACCGTTGATGATCTGGATGTGCTCCGGAGCCTCGCCGGCGGTCCCTTCAACTTCTTCGTGACCGTCGTGGCCGATCAGCAAGATGTCGAAGTCGTCCTTGGCGAACCTCACGGCTTCCTTATGAACCTTCGTGACCAGCGGGCAGGTGGCGTCAATGGTGCGCAGTCCGCGGTCCTCGGCCGACTGGACGACGGCCGGCGATACCCCGTGGGCGGAAAATATCACGAGCGCGCCTTCCGGGACCTCGTCAGTCTCGTCGACGAAGATTGCGCCCTGTGCCTCCAGCGAGCTCACGACGTGGACGTTGTGCACGATCTGCTTCCGGACGTAAACCGGCGGCCCGTAGTGTTCCAAGGCCTTCTCGACGGCGATCACGGCCCTGTCCACACCGGCGCAATAACCGCGGGGCGCGGCCAGGAGTACCTTTTTGGGACCGGTTACCGGAGCCGCCGCGGCTACCTCCTCAGGCGAGCGCCGCCTGCGCGGGACAGTTGGCATCGAGAGGGACACAGCAGAGGAAGTCATTTCTCCATGCTACCGGGTTGGGGGCCGCCGCCCCGGCGAGGCGATCCGGATCACAAGGGCCGCCGCGACCAGCACACCGCCGGTTATCGCGGCACCGCCGACCCAGGATTGGAAGCTGCTGGACGCGGCCGCCACAAACGCATTCTTGAACATGTCCGCAAGTCCGTTGCCACTCGCTGTCCCCACTACAGCGTCCCTGGCGAATTGCGAGCCGGCGGCCCACAGGCCGGCCAGCGCAAGTGCCGCAAGTCCCACCGCGAACAGCACTGACCAACGACGGCGGGCGGCAACCAGGGCAAGCGCAAAGGCGATACCAGCCCCGATAGCCAAAGAGTAGCCGAGCGGCGCGTAGGCGGACACCCTCTCGACCAGCTGGCGCTGCTCCGGTTCTCCAACGTTGATCAGCGTCTGCTCCGGCGCAGTCAGCGGCAGTCCCGTGGTGCGCGCGAGTTCCTCCGCCGCCAGCGCTACCAGTGGCGCCAAGTCCAAAGTGAGCGACGACGGGGAGTCCGGTTCGGCAGGAGCTGCTGCCGGTGCGGCGAAGCTGAGCCGGTGACTCTTCCGCAGTGTCTCCTCCCAGGCCGCCGGGTAACCCGGTAATGCAGTGAGTGAACCGGCCGCCGCCTCAAGCACTGGCCTCACCAGACCTGCCAGAGCGTCCGGGATAGCCCCTGTGTCAAAGGTGCCAACAGCGGCTGTGGCCAGCCGCTGCTGGAATTCTGCGTCCTTCCCCAGCGGACCGGCCAGCGCCACAAAGCCATCCTCCTGAACCACGTTGCGGTCAAGCCAGATGGCGGGAACGGCCAATGCGGACAGCAAAACGCCCAGGACGACGGCGATGGCTGAAACGAAGGTGCGCAAAACGGGTCCTCACGGGTTGGCGGCAGCACAGCCATCATAAGGCTGGTGTCTGGACAAAGAATGTCAGTCTCAGGTGCTACAGCTTATGGATAAGGTTGAATGGCATCCGCCAGCCCGCTGACAGCAGCCAGTTGACTGACCGCCGCCATTCAAACACGAACCGCCACCTCCCGAACAAAGGACCGCAATGCCGCCACCCACAGCGTCCCGGGGCAGCGGACATGTCTGACCAGGCCGCCCTGCCAGGCACTGCTGCCACTACGCTGCCTGCCACAGCCGCTGAGACCAGCCCGGACAATCCCTGGCCGCTACAGTTGCTGTCCCAGAAACTCAAGGCCCATATCGACCGCACACCGTCGGCGTGGGTGGAGGGTCAGGTCATCGAGATGAACCGCCGGGGCGGCAACGCGTACCTCACCCTCCGGGATGTGGACGCGGAAGTTTCCCTGCCGGCGTCGGTCTGGACGAATGTCCTGGACCGGCAGAACATGCCCCTGGAGCGTGGCTCCCGCGTGGTGGCCTTGCTCAAGCCGGAGTTCTGGCTGAAGACCGGGCGGCTTAACATGCTGGTAAGGGACATCAGGCCTGTAGGGCTTGGCGATCTGCTGGCGCGGATCGAACGGTTGCGGCAGGCCCTCTCAGCCGAGGGGCTGTTCGCCGATTCACGGAAGAAAGCATTGCCGCTGCTCCCCCACCGTATCGGCCTGATTACCGGACGGGACTCTGACGCCAAAAAGGACGTCGTCCAAAACGCCGCACTGCGCTGGCCCGCCGTCGAATTCGAGATCCGGGAGGTGGCAGTCCAGGGCAACACAGCGGTCTCGCAGATCATCCGCGCCCTGCAGGAGTTGGACGGCCGCCCCGACGTTGACGTCATTGTCATCGCCCGGGGCGGCGGAGCGTTGGAGGACCTGCTGCCTTTCAACAGCGAGGAACTGATCCGTGCCGTCGCGGCGACGGCCACCCCTGTGGTCAGCGCCATCGGACATGAGGCGGACCGCCCCCTCCTCGACGACGTGGCGGACCTCCGTGCGTCCACGCCCACTGATGCCGCCAAGCGGATCGTGCCTGACGTTGCCGAGGAACTGGCCGGTGTGCGCCAGGCACGCGAGCACCTGCGCAGGAGCATCGGCAGGCTCGTGGACCGGGAGTCGGACCGGTTGTCCGCACTCCATTCCCGGCCGGTTCTGGCCACGCCCGAAGCAATGGTCACCGGACGCGCGGAGGAAATCGAACGCCTCCTCAGGAGATCATCGGCCGCCGTCAGCTCAACGGTGGTCCGGGCGGCTGACCAACTGGTTCACCTGCAGGCACAGGTCCGTGCCCTGTCACCGCAAAAGACGCTGGACCGCGGCTACGCCGTGGTCGAACTGGCCAACGGCCGGCCGGCCCACGCCGCTGAAGCTGCCGGCCACGCTGTGGTCCGCGACCCTTCGGAGGCGCCGTCGGGGACTGCGTTGTCCGTACGCGTGGCCCAGGGCCTGTTCGGCGCCACATCCACTGGGGAACTTCAACAAGGAGAAGCACATGCCCGAGACAAAGCCTGACCCGGAAATCGAAGCCCTGAGCTACGAGGAAGCCCGCGAACAGCTGGTACACGTGGTGGGGAGGCTTGAGGCGGGCGGCGCCAGCCTTGAGGAATCCCTGGCACTGTGGGAACGCGGCGAAGCCCTGGCTAAGCGCTGCGAGGAGTGGCTGGAGGGCGCCCGCAAGCGGCTTGCTGCCGCCCGCGACCAGCCGCTCCGACGAGCCCTCTGACCACCCAGTGCGGGCCTACCCTCGGAACAACCGGCCCCAAACAAGTCAGGACCGATCGACCAAATCAGGACCGATCGACCAGTTCCCGTTCGGTAGGGACGTCGAACTCAGCTTTTGGCCATTCCAGCTTCATGTCAGACATCGCGCCCAACACCAACTGCTGCACTGCGATCCTGGCATACCATTTTTTGTTGGCCGGAACCACATGCCAGGGTGCCGCTTCCGTGCTGGTCTCGTCGAAGGCAGCCTGGTAGGCGCCCATGTAGTCGCCCCAGAACGCCCGTTCCTTGAGGTCATTGCTGCTGTATTTCCAGTGCTTGGCGGGGTTGTCAAGTCGGGCAAGGAGCCGGGCCTTCTGTTCATCCTTGCTGATATTGAGCATCACCTTGATGATTTTGGTTCCGGCATCGGTCTGGCGCGCCTCGAACTCATTGATGGCCCGGTAGCGACGCTTAAGTTCGTCAGGCGAAGCCCAGTTGTGAACCCGGTGGATCAGGACGTCCTCATAGTGGGAGCGGTCGAAGATGCCCACCATGCCGGCTCCGGGAACCTCCCTCTCGATCCGCCAGAGAAAGTCATAGGACTTCTCCTCCTCGGTGGGTGCCTTGAAAGCCTTGAACTGGACGCCCTGCGGATCCATTGTGGCCATCACATGGTTGACGATTCCGCCCTTGCCCGCCGTGTCCATGCCTTGCAGGATCAGCAGAAGCCGTTTTTTCCCGCCGAAGCGCGACACCGCGAACAGCTTTTCCTGAAGTTCGGCCAACGCGCCGTCCAATTCAGCCAGAATTGTGTGGCCATCGGATTTGCTGCCCTTGTAACCGGGCGTCGCGTCAGGGTCGGCGTCGGCCAGCGAAAAGCCTTTCCCCGCCCTCAGCGTATCGACGGGGTGCTTCTTGAACTCAACCAAGTCGGCCATTGGGGTCCTTTGTCCGCAGTGTACGCGTCATCTGGCGCGTCCCCACAGGCTAGTTCCCTTTGTACCTGCTCAGGAAGTCCCCCATACGGTTGATGGCCTCCTCGAGGTCCTTCACCAGCGGGAGGGTAACCATCCGGAAGTGGTCCGGGCGGACCCAGTTGAAGGCCCGGCCGTGGGAGACGAGGATTTTCTGCTCGCGCAGCAGGTCCAAGACGAACTTCTCGTCGTCGCGGATGTGGAATACCTCGGGATCGAGTTTCGGGAAGAGGTACATGGCGCCACGGGCCTGCTGCGTGCTCACACCGGGGATGGCGTTGAGCATGTCGTAGGCCTTGTTCCGCTGTTCCAGCAGCCTGCCGCCGGGCAGGATGAGGTCGTTGATGCTCTGGTAGCCGCCGAGTGCGGTCTGGATGGCATGCTGGGCGGGCACATTGGCACAGAGGCGCATGTTGGCCAGGAGGCTGATGCCTTCCAGGTAGTCCGAGGCATCCTTCTTCGGGCCCGAGATGGCCATCCAGCCGGCACGGTATCCGCAGACGCGGTAGGCCTTGGACAGTCCGCTGAAGGTGAGGCACAGGACGTTGTCGCCCGTAAGCGCGGCCATGTTGATGTGCACGGCGTCCTCGTACAAGATCTTTTCGTAGATTTCATCCGCGAAAAGGATCAGTCCGTGCTTTTCGGCCAGGGCCACGATCTTCTTCAGCGTCTCTTCCGGATAGACCGCGCCCGTGGGGTTGTTGGGGTTGATCACCACAATGCCCTTGGTGCGCGGCGTGATCTTGGCTTCAAGATCCTCAATGTCAGGCTGCCAGCCTGATTCCTCATCGCAGAGGTAGTGCACGGGCTTCCCGCCCGCCAGGGCAACGGAAGCCGTCCACAGCGGGTAATCCGGTGTAGGGATCAGCACCTCATCGCCGTCGTTGAGCAGCGCCATGAGGGACATGGTGATCAGTTCGCTGACGCCGTTGCCCAGGTAGATGTCGTCCACATGGATGTTCTGGATTCCGCGGGTCTGGTAGTACTGGGAGACGGCGGTCCGGGCCGAGAAGATGCCCCGGGAGTCGCTGTAGCCCTGGGCGTGGGGCAGGTGGCGGATCATGTCCACCAGGATGGCGTCCGGGGCTTCAAATCCAAACGGCGCGGGGTTTCCGATGTTCAGTTTGAGGATCCGGTGACCCTCCGCCTCCATCTGCTGGGCGGCCTGAAGGATCGGTCCACGGATGTCGTATAGGACGTTGTGAAGCTTGGTGGACTGCTTGAATTCTGCCATCCATCAAATATGCCATATGACGGATGTACTTCCGTTGAGACCTCAAACACAGAAGCGCCGCGAGCGGACGACGGCGGCTGCCGGCCCATGTGGGTCCGGCAGCCGCCGTCGTGATTTGGTTCTGGAGTCAGGTGTTACTTGACGATGCCCTTGTCCTTGAGCCAGGTGGCGGCGGCGTCTTTGGCATTCTGCTTCTGGCTTCCGCTGACTGCGCGGTTGAGGTTGACCAGGTCCTCAGTGGTCAGGATCTTCGATACGGCATTGAGCGCGTCCTTTGCCTTGTCGGTCATTTTTGCCTTGTTGTAGAGCGGCAGGACCTGCTGGGCCTTGAAGTTGTCTTTTGGATCCTCGAGCACCACCAGGTCGTTGTCCGCGATGGACGGTGTGGTGGTGTAAATGTCAGCGACCTGGACGTCGTCGGTCAGAAGTGCTTGCAGGGTCAGGTTGCCGCCGCCGTCGCTGAAGGGCTTCAGCGCCTTGAGTTCGCAGCCGTAGTTCGCTTTTAGCCCGGGCAGGCCATAGGCACGGGTTTCGAATGTGGCCGGGGCCGCCATGGTCAGGTCCTTGCAGACTTTGGCCAGGTCCTCAATGGACTTCAGCTGGTACTTCTCCGCCGTAGCCTTGGTGACCACCATGGCATCCTTGGACTCAGCCTTGGACGCCTCCAGCACTCCAAGCCCTTCGGGGAGCTTACCCGGCAAGGCCTTGTATACGTCCTCGGCCGAGACCTCGGCAGCTTCAGGATCCACATGCGAGAGCAGGTTGCCGGAGTAGTCAGGGACGAGGTCAACGGAGCCGTCCTGAACCGCCTTGAAATAGATTTCGCGGGCGCCGATGTTGGGCTTGGTGGTTGCCGTGACCCCTGCAGCAGTCAGTGCCCCGGCATAGATCTCTGCCACGATCTGGCTCTCCGGGAAATCAGCCGAGCCGACCACCAATGATCCGCCGCCGGCGCTCCCGGCACTGGTGCTGGGGGTTGCCAACGGGTCGCTCCCGCCGCAGGCTGTCAGCGCAACGGCAAGGCCGACGCCAGCAGCCATGCCGGCCAGTCGCCTGCGGGTAAGGATTGTCCTGGTGTTGTCTTTCATGGGGTACCTCCTTGAACGGCAGCTGACGCAGGCGCGGCAGCTGGGAGATCAGCGGCGGCCTGCTGGCCACCGTGCAGATCGGATGTGAGGCCAGGCGAAAGAAGGACTCTTTGCACCGCGGCAAGGATGAGGTCAACAATGATGGCCAGCCCTGCAATCAACAAGGACCCGGCAAGCATCCGCGGGAAGTCCTGCAACGCCAAGCCATCAAAAAGGTAGCGGCCCAAGCCGCCCAAGGGGAGGTACGCAACCACGGAAACCGTCGCGATGACCTGCAGAACTGCCGTTCGGACGCCGCCGAACATCACCAGCAGCCCGTTGGGCAGCTCAACACGGAACAGGATCTGCACCTCGGTCATGCCAACGGCCCGGGCAGCGTCCACCACAGCCCTGTCCACGCTCGAAATGCCGGCGTACGTTCCGGCAAGGAGCGGCGGCACGGTCAGGATGACCAACGCCCACACCGGTGGCATCAGGCTGCTCCCGGCCAGGAGGGCGAAAAGGACCAACAGGCCCAGGGTAGGCAGCGCCCGCAGCGCACCTGCCACCGCTACTGCCACCACGCGCCCGCGGCCCGTATGGCCGATGTAGAGCCCGGCCGGGACCGCGACGGCGGCGGCAATCACCAGGACCAGCCCGCTGTACTGCAGGTGCTCCAGAAGCCGGACGGGGATGCCGGAACTGCCGGTCCAGTGCACCGGATCAGCTATCCAGGCGAGGGTGTCCACAAAAATATTGCTCATGGTGCGGCCCCCGCGTGAACGTTGGCATCGGCCAGGTAGCCGGCGGCCGAAGTCACCGAGGGGCCAGACGCCTTAGCGGCGCGGGTCCACGGCGTGAGCAGCCTTTCCAGGACGACCAGCACGGCATCCATCAGCAGCGCGAGGACGAGGATAGCAATGATCCCCACCACCACTTCCGTGACGAAGTTCCGTTGCAGTCCATCGGTAAACAGCATGCCCAGGTTTCCCACGCCCAGGAGCGCCGCGACGCTCACCAGGGAGATGTTGCTGACGGAAACCACCCGCAACCCGGCGAACATCACCGGCAGGGAGAGCGGCAGGTCAATCTGGACAAAGCGGAGCCACGGCTTGTACCCCATGGCGATCGCAGCCTGCCGGAGATCCTCCTCTACGGAGTCAAAAGCATCCAGCGCGGCCCGGACCAGCAGCGCCACTGCGTAGATGGTGAGGGCAACAATGACGTTGAGCGGGTCCAGGATCCGAGTTCCGAGAATCGAGGGCAGGATGATGAACAGCGCCAGCGAGGGGACGGTGTACAGCAATGAACTTGCGGTCACCACCACCGACCGCAGCGCCGGGTGGGTCCGCGCCAACTGCGCCAACGGAATGGAAATAACCAGCCCCAGCACCATCGGAATGAGGGCCAGGACCAGGTGCTGGCCGGCCAAACCCATGACCATGCCGCTGTTTGCCAGGAACCAATCCATCAGAGCGCAGCCTGCCTGACCTGGCGGGCTTCC
Proteins encoded:
- a CDS encoding 4-hydroxy-3-methylbut-2-enyl diphosphate reductase, whose amino-acid sequence is MTSSAVSLSMPTVPRRRRSPEEVAAAAPVTGPKKVLLAAPRGYCAGVDRAVIAVEKALEHYGPPVYVRKQIVHNVHVVSSLEAQGAIFVDETDEVPEGALVIFSAHGVSPAVVQSAEDRGLRTIDATCPLVTKVHKEAVRFAKDDFDILLIGHDGHEEVEGTAGEAPEHIQIINGPHEVDKVTVRDPDKVIWLSQTTLSVDETMETVRLLKARFPTLQDPPSDDICYATTNRQVAIKKISPQADLVIVVGSANSSNSVRLVEVALEYGAKASYRVDFANEVDEAWFEGVATVGVTSGASVPEILVTDVLRLLADYGYGSVEEVVTAEEDLLFSLPKELRATLKEAGDVSRALGGRRSRD
- the xseA gene encoding exodeoxyribonuclease VII large subunit gives rise to the protein MSDQAALPGTAATTLPATAAETSPDNPWPLQLLSQKLKAHIDRTPSAWVEGQVIEMNRRGGNAYLTLRDVDAEVSLPASVWTNVLDRQNMPLERGSRVVALLKPEFWLKTGRLNMLVRDIRPVGLGDLLARIERLRQALSAEGLFADSRKKALPLLPHRIGLITGRDSDAKKDVVQNAALRWPAVEFEIREVAVQGNTAVSQIIRALQELDGRPDVDVIVIARGGGALEDLLPFNSEELIRAVAATATPVVSAIGHEADRPLLDDVADLRASTPTDAAKRIVPDVAEELAGVRQAREHLRRSIGRLVDRESDRLSALHSRPVLATPEAMVTGRAEEIERLLRRSSAAVSSTVVRAADQLVHLQAQVRALSPQKTLDRGYAVVELANGRPAHAAEAAGHAVVRDPSEAPSGTALSVRVAQGLFGATSTGELQQGEAHARDKA
- a CDS encoding exodeoxyribonuclease VII small subunit, with protein sequence MPETKPDPEIEALSYEEAREQLVHVVGRLEAGGASLEESLALWERGEALAKRCEEWLEGARKRLAAARDQPLRRAL
- a CDS encoding polyphosphate kinase 2 family protein, with amino-acid sequence MADLVEFKKHPVDTLRAGKGFSLADADPDATPGYKGSKSDGHTILAELDGALAELQEKLFAVSRFGGKKRLLLILQGMDTAGKGGIVNHVMATMDPQGVQFKAFKAPTEEEKSYDFLWRIEREVPGAGMVGIFDRSHYEDVLIHRVHNWASPDELKRRYRAINEFEARQTDAGTKIIKVMLNISKDEQKARLLARLDNPAKHWKYSSNDLKERAFWGDYMGAYQAAFDETSTEAAPWHVVPANKKWYARIAVQQLVLGAMSDMKLEWPKAEFDVPTERELVDRS
- a CDS encoding pyridoxal phosphate-dependent aminotransferase encodes the protein MAEFKQSTKLHNVLYDIRGPILQAAQQMEAEGHRILKLNIGNPAPFGFEAPDAILVDMIRHLPHAQGYSDSRGIFSARTAVSQYYQTRGIQNIHVDDIYLGNGVSELITMSLMALLNDGDEVLIPTPDYPLWTASVALAGGKPVHYLCDEESGWQPDIEDLEAKITPRTKGIVVINPNNPTGAVYPEETLKKIVALAEKHGLILFADEIYEKILYEDAVHINMAALTGDNVLCLTFSGLSKAYRVCGYRAGWMAISGPKKDASDYLEGISLLANMRLCANVPAQHAIQTALGGYQSINDLILPGGRLLEQRNKAYDMLNAIPGVSTQQARGAMYLFPKLDPEVFHIRDDEKFVLDLLREQKILVSHGRAFNWVRPDHFRMVTLPLVKDLEEAINRMGDFLSRYKGN
- a CDS encoding ABC transporter substrate-binding protein → MKDNTRTILTRRRLAGMAAGVGLAVALTACGGSDPLATPSTSAGSAGGGSLVVGSADFPESQIVAEIYAGALTAAGVTATTKPNIGAREIYFKAVQDGSVDLVPDYSGNLLSHVDPEAAEVSAEDVYKALPGKLPEGLGVLEASKAESKDAMVVTKATAEKYQLKSIEDLAKVCKDLTMAAPATFETRAYGLPGLKANYGCELKALKPFSDGGGNLTLQALLTDDVQVADIYTTTPSIADNDLVVLEDPKDNFKAQQVLPLYNKAKMTDKAKDALNAVSKILTTEDLVNLNRAVSGSQKQNAKDAAATWLKDKGIVK
- a CDS encoding ABC transporter permease, which produces MSNIFVDTLAWIADPVHWTGSSGIPVRLLEHLQYSGLVLVIAAAVAVPAGLYIGHTGRGRVVAVAVAGALRALPTLGLLVLFALLAGSSLMPPVWALVILTVPPLLAGTYAGISSVDRAVVDAARAVGMTEVQILFRVELPNGLLVMFGGVRTAVLQVIATVSVVAYLPLGGLGRYLFDGLALQDFPRMLAGSLLIAGLAIIVDLILAAVQRVLLSPGLTSDLHGGQQAAADLPAAAPASAAVQGGTP
- a CDS encoding ABC transporter permease produces the protein MDWFLANSGMVMGLAGQHLVLALIPMVLGLVISIPLAQLARTHPALRSVVVTASSLLYTVPSLALFIILPSILGTRILDPLNVIVALTIYAVALLVRAALDAFDSVEEDLRQAAIAMGYKPWLRFVQIDLPLSLPVMFAGLRVVSVSNISLVSVAALLGVGNLGMLFTDGLQRNFVTEVVVGIIAILVLALLMDAVLVVLERLLTPWTRAAKASGPSVTSAAGYLADANVHAGAAP